In Oncorhynchus masou masou isolate Uvic2021 chromosome 11, UVic_Omas_1.1, whole genome shotgun sequence, the genomic stretch cacagacctgtcagtcagctgggcctattccaccacagacctgtcagtcagctgggcctattctaccacagacctgtcagtcagtcagtcagctgggcctattccaccacagacctgtcagtcagctgggcctattccaccacagacctgtcagtcagctgggcctattctaccacagacctgtcagtcagtcagtcagctgggcctattctaccacagaccagtcagtcagctgggcctattccaccacagacctgtcagtcagtcagctgggcctattctaccacagaccagtcagtcagctgggcctattccaccacagacctgtcagtcagctgggcctattctaccacagacctgtcagtcagtcagtcagctgggcctattctaccacagaccagtcagttagctgggcctattctaccacagacctgtcagtcagtcagtcagctgggcctattctaccacagaccagtcagttagctgggcctattctaccacagacctgtcagtcagtcagtcagctgggcctattctaccacagacctgtcagttagctgggcctattctaccacagacctgtcagtcagtcagtcagctgggcctattctaccacagaccagtcagttagctgggcctattccaccacagacctgtcagtcagttagctgggcctattctaccacagacctgtcagttagctgggcctattctaccacagaccagtcagtcagctgggcctattccaccacagacctgtcagtcagctgggcctattccaccacagaccagtcagtcagctgggcctattccaccacagacctgtcagtcagtcagtcagctgggcctatGTGTCTGCCTTGCGTGAGCCCCTGTGTGCATCCATTTCAGCCCCAGCCTCTGTGTCTGTCCTACACCATGTCCCCTATAGGAGGCGCTGGAGAAGCAGACGCTCCATGCCGAGGGGCTGTCCGAGAAGCTGTGGCTGTCTGAGAGACAGTTGGAGGAGCTAGCGGGGGACAAGGAGACACGGGACAAGAGGACATCAGAGCTCAGTGACACTGTCTTCAGACTGGAGACTGAGGTACAGTTGCATTAGTATActtatacgtgtgtgtgtgtgtgtgtgtgtgtgtgtgtgtgtgtgtgtgtgtgtgtgtgtgtgtgtgtgtgtgtgtgtgtgtgtgtgtgtgtgtgtgtgtgtgtgagagagagagagatcagagtcaGTCTGAGGTACAGCACTGTTCACTTTACACTCCTATAATGTAGCTCCAAGGGTTGTGgttaattccacaaattaaattcaaattaaattcccTCCTCCTGTAAATTCCTTTTAATACTATTCAAATTTCAGGTCAGTCTTTAAATTCAGAGATAATTTAATTTCCTTTCAATTTTATTGTTAGGTAAATTCCAATAATTTAATTCCTAATTCAGTATTATCCCAAACTATTCCACATATTCAAATTAATTTCCCTCAAGCTTTCAGGGAGTATTGAAATACACATTAAAATGGTTTAAAAACAAATCATGCAAGTACTTTTGTTCAGTTAAATTACaaagatgtatttttttttaaacattccaAACATTCTAATTCCAATTCAAACATTCCAAACATTCTAATTCCAATTCAAACATTCCAAACATTCTAATTCCAATTAAATTCCAATGCCACAACTTGAAGATTGTTCAAATTCGAAATTGAATTAAGTGTAACATTTCCTTGTGTTGATTCAGGAGTTACATTAACTCTGTAAGTGTTAAATTAAATACTCATTGGTGTGAAATAACCCCAGTGTTGTAGTTAATAGCAGTATTAAAACAAAACCCATCATTAtgtttcccagcatgctctattgcagggagatttttgttgttgttgttttgtttcaatatctatgtttttgctactcaaatataaataacattttTCTAAACAAGTCCAATCTCTTTGTTGGACTTGTTCCCATTACTGTCGTGGCTGTTCCAGGTTAGATGCTTGAAGTTGCATCATAGCTTAGTCTTCCCAACCTGTTCAGTCATTCTAAATGTAGGTTGTGGGTGAATACAAATTTTAAATGTTGGATAGCcctactctggctggattccaataggaattacaactcactttgcaagccagcataatgtgactttgcaggcctgatgtggcctgtaaaccaggagtttcATGCCACTGTATTAGGGTGAAACTGGACCCTCTAAATAAGGCCTCGTGAAATATGTGTTGATAACATTTCACTGGGCAAAGGCCACAGGACTGAATATTGATGAATTAaataaccatgtctctgtcaccaACAAATACAGTCACGGGGGGTATAACTCTACAATTCACTCGAAAGTCaaggcactctgggaaatatACAAATAAGGCATGGCACTAAGCATTGTGTTCATTTAACACTGAAAAGGGCAGATCCCGTATAGACACTGGACCAGTTTTAAATGTAACACCCTCAGTGTACATTACATTAACCCTAGATCGTTTGCTTTGTATATTTGCGTGACATTACTCTCCCTCCACAGCTAGGGGAGGCCCAACAGAGAGCCACCCAAGCCTCAGCAGAGCTCAGTCTGTACCAGAAGCTACGAGATGGTGACCAGCTGAGGGTAAAGGAGCTGGAAGAGACGATACTGGAGAAGGGTCAGGAGCTGCAGAGAGCCCAGCAGACTGTCAGCCGTCTCCAGGGACAGGTAGATGAGTACACGGGCCTTACGGGTCTCACTGTAGTCAAATGCAGATCATTTCTGCTTCAGTGGAAACGTGCTTACAGCCATCGTGATTGTGTCGCCTACCTGACCCATACTGTAAAATGTGTCCATATGTGATTGTTCTGATTTACGCATGAGTATAGTATTCTTTATTACACTATGTGTATTGTATATTTCTTacactctgttctactctgtcaGGTGTCAGGTAAGCTgatagataactgtatgtgttgtcaggtaaacTGATAGATAACTGTTTGTGTTGTCAGGGGTCAGGTTAGCTgatagataactgtatgtgttgtcaggtgtcAGGTAAGCTgatagataactgtatgtgttgtcaggtaaactgatagataactgtatgtgttgtcaggtaagctgatagataactgtatgtgttgtcaggtaagctgatagataactgtatgtgttgtcaggggTCAGGTAAGCTGATAGATAACTGTTTGTGTTGTCAGGTAAGCTGATAGATAACTGTTTGTGTTGTCAGGGGTCAGGTAAGCTGATAGATAACTGTTTGTGTTGTCAGGTAAGCTGATAGATAACTGTTTGTGTTGTCAGGTAAACTgatagataactgtatgtgttgtcaggttagctgatagataactgtatgtgttgtcaggtaaactgatagataactgtatgtgttgtcaggttagctgatagataactgtatgtgttgtcaggtaaactgatagataactgtatgtgttgtcaggttagctgatagataactgtatgtgttgtcaggtgtcTGGTAAGCTGATAGATAAGGAGCGTTCCCTGGAGGAGGAGatccagctgagagagagagttcagcTGCAGTTGAAGCAGGCAGAGAGGAGCGTGGAGGACCTGACCATGGAGCTACAGACGGCTGCACAGACCAAGGAAGACCTGGACAAGCAACTCAAACAGGCTCAggttggtacagacagacagagagcaccaTAAACCCTAAGCCCAGTCTAAAGAGGACCTGGCCAAGCaagatatactgtagatatagagagagtagactgtatgatactgtagatatagagaGAGTAGACTGTATGAACCGTgggagatatactgtagatatagagagagtagactgtatgatactgtagatatagagacagtaggctgtatgatactgtagatatagaaaCAGTAGACTGTATGATACTGTAGATCTAGAGACAGTAGGCTGCatgatactgtagatatagaaaCAGTagactgtatgatactgtacatatagagacagtaggctgtatgatactgtagatagagagagagtagactgTATGAACATTGGGaggtatactgtagatatagagaGAGTAGACTGTATGAACCGTgggagatatactgtagatatagagaGAGTAGACTGTATGAACCTTGGGAGATATAATGCAGATATAGAGAGAGTAGACTGTATACACCTTgggagatatactgtagatatagagacagtagactgtatgaACCTTGGGCGATATACTGTAGAtgaacaggtaactgccaaaataatggaaacccaacatagtgtcttaatagggtgttgggccaccatgTGACTCCAGAACATTTTCAATGCACCTCAGCATACATTCTACAGGTGTCTGGATCTCAATTGGAGGAATGCGACACCAtttcttccacgagaaattccagCATTTGGTGTGTTGTTGacggtggtggaaaacactgGTCTCAGGTGCCagtccagaatctcccataagtgttgaGATCTGTCGACTGAgatacgcccacacacacagcacctctttcaaagtcactgagatctcttctagccatggtagccaaaataatggacaATTGGGACTTGCTATATACATGACCGACCCTAAGCATGacgggatgttaattgcttaattaactcaggaaccacctGCTTTCCATATACTTTTGGGTCCTtcgtttactcaagtgtttcctttattttggcggTTACGTGTAACTCTAGAATACAGATAAATGGACGTAGTTCTGCTTCAGCTTCGTCTTTGAGGTCAATGCAGAGTTACTGTCAAAGCACCGTGACAACTGCTGGGAAAAAGCTTTCTAAGGACGTGTGATTGATCGTGTTTAATGACAACTGCTGGGAAAAAGCTTTCTAAGGACGTGTGATTGGTCGTGTTTAATGACAACTGCTGGGGGAAAAGCTTTTTAAGGACGTGTGATTGATTGTGTTTAATGACAACTGCTGGGAAAAGCTTTCTAAGGACGTGTGATTGATCTTGTTTAATGACAACTGCTGGGAAAAAGCTTTCTAAGGACGTGTGATTGATTGTGTTTAATGACAACTGCTGGGGAAAAAGCTTTCTAAGGACGTGTGATTAATCGTGTTTAATGACAACTGCTGGGAAAAAAAGCTTTCTAAGGACGTGTGATTGATTGTGTTTAATGACAACTGCTGGGGAAAAAGCTTTCTAAGGACGTGTGATTGATTGTGTTTATTTGCAACTGCTGGGGGAAAAGCTTTCTAAGGGCGTGTGATTGATTGTGTTTAATGACAACTGCAGGGGAAAAAGCTTTCTAAGGACGTCTGATTGATCGTGTTTAATGATAACTGCCGATGTAGAAAAGGTGTTATATAGATCGAttcgattgattgattggttgacgTGTTTCTCCTTTCACAGGAGAAAGCGATAGATCTTGAGAGCGACCTGGAGGAGATGCAGGACAGTGAACAGAGTTGGGCCAGGAAGCACAAGAGAGCCATCGAGCAGGtacgtctgtctgcctgcctacagCTGACCTCTCACCGCTGAACCCTGACCACTATGCCACACTGAACCATTGTTTTTCTGTTCTCTGTTCAAGTCAATTAATATAGTTAGTCAAAACATTCTCATAAATCATTTAAATATGAAAAGTAATCTTCGGGCACTTTAACTGAATCCCAGATTCCTTGACTGATGCCTGGCCAGTGAGAGGTAATTATATTCTGATGTTGATCTGATTCAGCAGCGGCGAATGGGGACAGGGTTGTGTTGTTGAGGACGTGCCCCAGTGGGTGTGAAGAACTATCTAAAACAGACTGTTGTGTTCTTCACAGACAGATCAGCTCCAGCTGAAGTTGATTCAGGAGAAATATGTGAATGAGCAGCTGGACAGTGAGAAGATCAACCTGGCGAGACAGGTACGGTACAGTACACTAACTACGGCTGGGTTTTCACTGGGAACTGTTCTAGCCTGCAGGGTGGGGACGTTAGCCTGTGGTGTAGCTATGTGATCCATCTATACATTCCTTCCTGTGGTGTCTGTAACATTCCTTCCTGTGGTGTACTGTAACATTCCTTCCTGTGGTGTACTGTAACATTCCTTCCTGTGGTGTACTGTAACATTCCTTCCTGTGGTGTACTGTAACATTCCTTCATGTGGTGTATTGTAACATTCCTTCCTGTGGTGTATTGTAACATTCCTTCCTGTGGTGTACTGTAACATTCCTTCCTGTGGTGTACTGTAACATTCCTTCCTGTGGTGTACTGTAACATTCCTTCCTGTGGTGTACTGTAACATTCCTTCCTGTGGTGTACTGTAACATTCCTTCCTGTGGTGTACTGTAACATTCCTTCATGTGGTGTACTGTAACATTCCTTCCTGTGGTGTACTGTAACATTCCTTCCTGTGGTGTACTGTAACATTCCTTCCTGTGGTGTCTGTAACATTCCTTCCTGTGGTGTCTGTAACATTCCTTCCTGTGGTGTACTGTAACATTCCTTCCTGTGGTGTACTGTAACATTCCTTCCTGTGGTGTACTGTAACATTCCTTCCTGTGGTGTACTGTAACATTCCttcctgtggtgtactgtagctgCGTGACATGCGTGTGGCGATGGAGGAGCTTCACAGCTCCAGAGTCCAGGTGGATGTGATCACTAAGACAGAGAGCCGGGTCAAGGAGCTGGAGAACGCtctcagagtggaggagaggtacGTCTCCTTTTGTATCTACAGGACGACGACACAGTGTTTGTGGACTGGTGTGTTAACAGAGTTCTCCTGTGCAGGAACAAGGTGGTGATGAGCAACACCATCAGTAAACTGGAGAGGAAGATCAGCGAACTGTCTGGTCAGCTGGAGGAGGAACAGAAGATCGTTACAGAGCAGAAGGACCTGGTAGGATACCTgcactaacaccaccactacgCTAGTaggactgtgtctgtctgtgtctgtgtgtgtgtgtgtgtgtgtgtgtgtgtggtacgaAGTAGAAGGACCTGCCAGGACACTTTATAGTTACTAACACAGGAGAGCCATGTCAGATGGGGGACAGTGAATCCTATTTACATTCATTTTGTCTATAAACACAAGTTTATTTATACTGTGTTCCTGATAGGATCTACAGGATCTCTTGTTAAATAATAATGTTTAATGAGATAACTTTGTATAAGTGGATGTTATTTATTGACGTGATACCTCTGTTATACCTCTGAGTGTTGTAATGTGCAGTTTGATATGGTAGCCCTTTGAAGTTGACCCAATGACCTATGACCTCTCTCCATCAGATGACCCAGAGGATGCGTTCCCTGAAGCGTCAGCTGAACGAGGCGGAGGAGGAGTCCAGTCGTAGAGACACTCAGTACCGTCACACCCAGAGAgaactgacagaggagagagagacctccaACAGACTACAGAGACAGCTCCTGGATCAGCACCTTCAACTCAAGTACGTGGTTTAGaaaataaaggttcaatgaaagagagagacggagatcagagagggagagactagaaAGAGAGactagaaagagagacagatcagAGGGAGATCAGAGAGGGAGATCAGAGAGGGAGATCAGAGAGGGAGATCAGAGGGGGAGATCAGAGAGGGAGATCagagagggagaccagagggggagaccagagggggagaccagagggggagaccagagggggagatcagagggggagagcagagggagagcagcgagcagagagagagtgatactgtTTGATCtgcagcacacaaacacaccctcatTTGCTCTGCAGACGTAAGGAGTCCACCATGCAAATGAGACAGACTCTGGAGAACCTGCATCTGGAtctcagtgtagatgaagaggaccAGGCTGACCAACATCCTCCAAGGCCCAAATAAAGACAACAGCACCTCCTCACACCAGCCTTTTCCCACTAGCCCTCATACCACCGCTCATAGACTTGACAAGAAACAACACATTCTACGCCGGCACCAATACTGTCATTTATCGTAGAAAATACAGTGCCCCACAAGTTAAGTGTTCAAACCTTCTTTAGACTCTTTCTCTGTACTATTGAAACGTGTCTTTAGTTTTTGTTTTCCATAAGCGGTTATGGTTATTAACTAAAGGTCCCAATGCAGCTGTTATTATCTCAATATTAactcatttctgggtaacaaggATCTCActctgtgattgttttcaatcaaaatggtcaaaaagaaacaaaaatggaTTCTTAGcaaagagttttttttttttataatacaTTTTTTTGCTGGGAGTGTCTGGGAGTGGGGAAACTGacaactagctgttattggtagagaggtttggaactctctttcttattggtctattaactcatttaccgcctggtgatgtcaccagagtggggagtggggaaactgaaaactagctgttattggtagagaggtttggaactctctttcttattggtctattaactcatttaccgcctggtgatgtcaccagagtggggagtggggaaactgaaaactagctgttattggtagagaggtttggaactctctttcttattggtctatcaaaactccatcccaccaaaacaggctgaaacttctggctgtcttttcaaacagctcttacaccaacagggcattatcataattttatcaatttcacagtattattccaaccccacagtgtggaaatatatatgaaACACAGGACACTcgtgttttttttgtgtggtttttttttgggggggggggggtctgtagaATGTTCAAGGAAGTAGTAGTTGAAGTGTTGTGATTCTTTcgaatcaaatcaagctttatttatacagcaggAGATATTACAGTATATCAACAATTATATTGAATCAAGCTAGCTTTCCCTGTACACTCAAGTCACGTGTTTTAGCGAATAAAAAAGGCCACTAATCAATATATAATCATTATATGATCATATGGGACTTTGGGTTAAAGTAGTTTGGAGGATTTGGACAATATTTCCTACAAATTACCCAAACAAATCTGTTGCATTACCGTGTTAACTATATTATAAATATCTTACTTCCGTACAGTATTGATATTACCTGCTACACTATACACTTTGATttattttacatacagtataacactttAATTTGACTTATTCACCTCTGAGCAGAATGTGGAAGTGTCTTCCATTTGCAATGCttgaaggacagacagactgtgCATGAATGAGTGGACTGTAATAGAAAGCCTATCAATGATTGGACGACAAAACAAGCCTGTGAATGATTGGACTATAATACAAGCCTGCGAATGATTGGACTATAATACAAGCCTGTGAATGATTGGACTATAATACAAGCCTGCGAATGATTGGACTACAAAATAAGCTTATGAATGATTGGACTACAATACAAGTCTATGTGAGGGTGAACAGTATGTTCCACAATGGACTGTTTACAAatgataaaatgtatttttagtcacatacaccggataggttCAGTGAAATGTCTTGTTTTACAGGGTCGTCCATTGTAGTACGGCACCGCTGGGGCAAACTAGGGTTATGAGGCTTTCTTAAGGGCAAATCACAGATTATTCACCTTGTTGGCTCAGATATTCAAACTagacttttcggttactggcccaacactctaaccactaggctacctacctcctctacactctaaccactaggctacctgccacctctacactctaaccactaggctacctgcctcctctacactctaaccactaggctaccctgtcacctctacactctaaccactaggctacctgccacctctacactctaaccactaggctacctgccgcctctacactctaaccactaggctacctgtgtaTAAAGCCAAGTTATCGCTTcttattgtgtatttattattactttttctattatttctctattttctttctttctgcattgttgggaaaggacccatcagtaatcatttcactgttagtcttcaCCTGTTtatggagcatgtgacaaataacatgttaTTATGGTTTGATTTTAATTACCTACAAAAACAACCACAGCAACAAACAGAGGTGTGGACTCaggtcacatgacttggactcgagtcacaaatatgatgacttccTACTCGACTTTAACTTTAacatataataaataatatataaatatatatataaataaacgtATTTCACAAAATGTACCTTTCCCATTCTTCACATGCTGGCAAGACCAACAAAGGGATTCAGGTTCCGGGCCCTTGAGTTCAGGTTCCGGGCCCTTGAGTTCAGGTTCCGGGCCCTTGAGTTCAGGTTCCGGGCCCTTGAGACCCTGTTTTGCAATACACTTCTGTATATCTTAAAACAATGCAATTTATTATGTATTTTTGTAACAGCGTTTATATGCTTTAAGGTGCCGTTGGGTATTTATTCTACTGATGAATGATGAATAttaatattaaatacattttgaaaaataATCCATGTTCCTTTTTTCTTATTAAAGTTTTTCGTTGAAATTCATTCATAGATAAGAAGGCCATCGAATAAACACTCCAGAAATATACCGTATAGCCTTTAGGAACCCGGACACAGTTTTCCTTCGCATGGAAGTGATTAGTACTGCCCATGAAGACCCCAACTAACATATTTCTGGAAAGACAAATTGACGTGATTTTgctatacaaaaaaaaaaaagctatgCATATGTGTGATTTGCATCACTTAAGTTGAGTAAGTAAAAATTTGGCCCACAAATGTACCAAAATGTCTCTTACTAATTGTCACGTAATTGTCACtaattgtctctgtgtctgcaccagacagaactgtttcgtttttgtTCGTTCTCTTGTTATTtttcctcagaagaggaggaaaaccgttacaTACATTTATGATTAGAGAATGccataatgtatttatttgttagATAGTTCTCCTTATTAGCTGACATGGGTTTTTACAAAGTAATTTTAGATTCATAAATCATGGGAATTTGTCTGTGCTACGCAGACGTTGACTCACAGGTACGTGTTGCTAGGCAACCCACCGGCACTCTCCCGAGGCCTTCCTCCCTCCGCGGCTAAAGAAAGTGTGAGAAATGTGCTAATAAACTTCGTTGCTAGAttcatgatgatgatggtgttgttgttgggaAAGTGAACTTCAAAACGTGATGTTGTTTATTGCAATTGACAGCTGTTGTTGGTAAGTAATGAATCTGCTAGCTTCTGACATTCATGTCCAGTGTCGAACTATAATTAatgttttcattggcaagattagcaaactaaGACATGACGCCCCGGCAACAACTACACATCGAAGTATAACtgatcaaattatgaaagaccagcactgtaattttgaattctgtacagTGAGTGTGGGGAAAAAAATGAAACAATTGTTGTTGtcttatcaacaatgacaagccaccggggtctgacaacttggatgggaaatgactgaggataatagtggacgatattggcatatcttcaatctaagcctactagaaagtgtgtgccctcaggcctggagggaaacgAAATtaattccactacccaagaataAGTAAAGCCCCATGTACTGGCTCacatagccgaccaatcagcctgttatcaAGCCTTATTCAACTTTTGGAAAAAATAGTGTTTGAACAGATACAATGTTATTTTagtgtaaacaaattgacaacagacgtTCAGCACgtttatagggaaggacattcaacaagcacagcacttacacaaatgactggcTGAGAGAAATGTATGATAAAAAagagctgttttgttagatttcagtgcggCTTTGACATTATCGGTCaaagtctgctgctggaaaaacacgtgtaatggctttacaccccctgctatattgtttgtggataaagagttacctgtctaacagaacacagggggTGTTCTTTAaaggaagcctctccaacatagtCCAGGTAGAATCaagaatt encodes the following:
- the LOC135548054 gene encoding cingulin-like protein 1 isoform X2 — translated: MQGESEHQDDNMESDFNPNKRPESPPSEDEPSNPIKVRQNPKYQLYLSGDVTGNGSRDTNGTFGGENGNGMEPRNSSRWDSAGSRFGPNYHGSLESLASRDWDTMSDRVGGFESPPRVFNSPYATAASMEYNSGMYRMSEYKDGMSPATSELNLFNSYNSRSTSPVPSFTRTVTAPRAPFSTYDTIRRRDQQGMSSQLHMRPTASSVAMPNKRDYIEELTRQLDACQKRNQFLEAESIEMDKERNQIRLEMRGLLVNNEDLLRTNSTLQMEMSRMRMRMVELERDNTAMTERFRVMETELTEAREMMVEANTQEYAFNFLQQSLKNKIQDAEEALEKQTLHAEGLSEKLWLSERQLEELAGDKETRDKRTSELSDTVFRLETELGEAQQRATQASAELSLYQKLRDGDQLRVKELEETILEKGQELQRAQQTVSRLQGQVSGKLIDKERSLEEEIQLRERVQLQLKQAERSVEDLTMELQTAAQTKEDLDKQLKQAQEKAIDLESDLEEMQDSEQSWARKHKRAIEQTDQLQLKLIQEKYVNEQLDSEKINLARQLRDMRVAMEELHSSRVQVDVITKTESRVKELENALRVEERNKVVMSNTISKLERKISELSGQLEEEQKIVTEQKDLMTQRMRSLKRQLNEAEEESSRRDTQYRHTQRELTEERETSNRLQRQLLDQHLQLKRKESTMQMRQTLENLHLDLSVDEEDQADQHPPRPK